The following nucleotide sequence is from Mycobacterium sp. Z3061.
GTCGATCTCGCCACAGCCGTGAATGGGTACCACATGAGGGTCGTGCAGCCGGCCGGCAGTACGGGCCTCCCGGAACAGCCGTTCCCGGAATGCCGGATTGTGAGAGTAGCTGCTGGACAACAGCTTCAGAGCCACCACTCGGTGCATCACGGTGTCTTCGGCCTCATAGACTTCGCCGAACCCGCCGGTGCCGAGCAGTCGCCGCAGCAGGTAAGGCCCGAAGCGGGTGCCGACGCGCGAGCGCGATGAGTGTCGGATCGTGGGATCGTCGGTCATCGGGGCGGTCCCAGTTCCAGCACCTTGCCGGTCGCGCAGTCGTCTGTGCGATGGCAGTCGACGACAAACAGATCGCCGTCCTTATCCACCGCGATCCCGAGCGGGTAGTTGAGCCCCGGGAAGGCGAGGCGGGTGGCGCTGGTGGCGCCGGCGGCCAATCTGAAAATCCCGTGCCCCTCAAGATCGGAGACATAGACGTTCCCACCCGGGTCCACCGCCACACCGTAAGGCGCCTGGAGGCCGGCGAACGGCAACTCGGTGGGAGTTGCAGCGCCGACGGGCAGCTTGAGCACGCGGCGGTCATCGCTGTCGGCGATGTAGAGGTTGCCATCCTTGTCCACCGCGACGCCCCCCGGCCCGCTCATCGGAACGGTGGGCATCAGCTGGGTCGCGCTGGTCGCCCCCGGGGCCAGCTTCAGCACCTGTTTGAGCGCGTTGTCGGTCAGGTAGACGCTGCCGTCCTTGCCCACCGCCAGACCCGCCGGCCTGCCGACGTGGCCGAACGGCAGCAGGATCGGGCCGCGGGCGCCCGGGGCGAGTTTCCACACGCCGGGCGCGTGAATGTCGGCGAGGTAGACGTTGCCTTCGTTGTCCGCCGCCACGTCCAAGCCGTAGACCTCCCCGAATGCCAATTCGGTGGGAGAGGACTGCGCGGCAGGCAGTTTCAGCACGCGGCCTTCCGGGGAGTGGTTGGTCAACTCGGCGACGTAGACGTTGCCGGCTTCATCGACTGCCACTCCGCGCGGTTTCACCAGGTTGGGGAACTTCAGCACGGTCGGCACCGTCGAGGACGGCCTCGGTGTGGTGGCGGCCGATGGGTGCGCTTCGTCGTGTCGGTGCACGATCGCGACGATCCCGACGGTGATCGCGACGGCCACCATGGCGATGGCGGCCACCACGAACACAACGCGATGGCGGCGCTTGCGGTCGGGCGGCTGGGCCCACGGCGGTCGGGGCGCGGACGGCGGGGGGAGAGGTGGCGGCGCATGCGGCATCGGCGGCGCCGGTGCCTCGATGCCCCATTCGCGGGTCGGAGCGGCGGGTTTCAGCGCGTTCTCGGCGGCCTGGGCCAGTTCGCCGGCACTGCGGTAGCGCGCGTCGGGATTCTTCGCCATGCCTCGTGCAATGACGTCGTCCAGCGCGGCCGGGATGCCGGGGCGCTGCTGGCTGGGTCGCGGTATGGGCGCGTTCAAGTGCGCGGTCATGAGGGCGGAAAGGTCACGGTGCTCCTCGTACGGCGCCTTGCCCGTAAGCAGCTCGTAGAGAACGCAGGCGAGCGCGTACACATCGCAGCGGTGATCCACCGGTGCTTCCGAAAGTCGTTCCGGGGCAACGTAATCGAAAGTGCCGACCGCCTTCCCGGTCTTGGTGAGGCGGGCGTCGCCGGCCGCGCTGGCCAGACCGAAGTCGACCAGGCTGGCGAAGTCGTCACCGGACAGCAGGATGTTTGCCGGTTTGACATCGCGGTGCAGCACCGTTTCGGCGTGCGCGGCATCCAGGGCGGCGGCGACCTGGCGGATCAGCTTCACCGCGCGGGCCGGGTCAAGCGGCCCCTCCCGCTTGAGCAGGGTCTCCAGATCCACGCCCCGGACCAGCCGCATGTCGATGTAGACCTGGCCGTCGATCTCCCCGCAGCTGTGAATCGGCAGCACATGAGGTTCTCGAAGACGTCCGGCGGTACGCGCCTCCCGGAAAAGACGCTCGCGGAACACCGGATCCTGCGAGTAGGTGTTGCTCAGCAACTTGAGCGCGACGATGCGGTTCATGGCGGTGTCCTCGGCTTCGTAGACCTCGCCGAACCCACCGCTACCCAACAGTCGGATCAACCGATACGGCCCGAACTGCGAACCCGCCCGATCCTCGACCACTCGCCCCTCCTCTGTTGCTGAGCGTAACGGGAGCGCGAACCATGCCGCGGCGGCCGGGAGCATTGCTCGGGCCCGCGGCGGCCGGCTGCGCCGGCCTTGCGACCCTCGCTAGGCTCACCCGATGGCTTCCGTTGAGTTGAACTCAAACGTCCCGATGGCCCCGCAGGACATGTGGGAGCGCGTGTCGGATCTCTCCGAGCTGGGCGAATGGCTCGTCATGCACGAGGGGTGGCGCAGCGACATCCCAGACGAGATCACGGTGGGAACCGAGATCATCGGCGTGGCGCGATCGAAGGGATTGCGCAACCGGGTGACGTGGACGGTGACCAAGTGGGACCCGCCCCACGAGGTCGCGATGTCGGGGTCGGGCAAAGGCGGAGCAAAGTACGGCGTGACCGTCACCGTCGCGCCCCATGAGGACGGTTCGACCATGGGTCTGCGCCTTGAGCTGGGCGGGCGTGCCTTGTTCGGCCCGGTCGGCTCGGCCGCGGCCCGGGCGGTCAAAGGCGACGTAGAAAAGTCGTTGCAATTGTTCGTCGAGCGCTACGCCTGAACGCCTTCGAGACACACTTCGCGACACGCCCGAAAGACGTCGGTGCCCGGTCATAGACTGGCTGCCCTATGAACCAATCGTCGTTCGTGCACCTGCACAACCACACCGAGTACTCGATGCTCGACGGTGCCGCGAAGATCTCGCCGATGCTGGCCGAGGCGCAACGGTTGGAGATGCCCGCAATCGGCATGACCGACCACGGAAACATGTTCGGCGCCAGCGAGTTCTACAACTCAGCCACCAAGGTCGGCATCAAGCCGATCATCGGCGTCGAGGCGTACATCGCTCCCGGCTCGCGATTCGATACCCGTCGCATCACCTGGGGTGATCCCAGCCAGAAGTCCGACGACGTATCGGGCAGCGGCTCCTACACGCACATGACGATGATGGCCGAGAACGCGACCGGCCTGCGCAACCTGTTCAAGCTGTCGTCGCTGGCTTCCTTCGAAGGCCAGCTCGGCAAGTGGTCGCGCATGGATGCCGAGCTCATCGCCGAACACGCCGAGGGCATCATCGCCACCACCGGTTGCCCGTCGGGGGAGGTGCAGACGCGGCTGCGGCTGGGTCACGAGCGCGAGGCGCTGGAGGCCGCCGCCAAATGGCGGGAGATCTTCGGCGCCGAGAACTTCTTTCTCGAGCTGATGGACCACGGCATCTCCATCGAACACCGGGTGCGCGAGGGCCTGCTGGAAATCGGCCGCAAGCTCGGTATCCCGCCGCTGGCCACCAACGACTGTCATTACGTGACCCGCGACGCATCCCATAACCACGAGGCGCTGCTGTGCGTGCAGACCGGCAAGACGCTCTCGGACCCTAACCGGTTCAAGTTCGACGGCGACGGCTACTACCTGAAGTCGGCCGCCGAGATGCGTCAGCTCTGGGACAGCCAGGTTCCCGGAGCGTGCGACTCCACCCTGCTGATCGGCGAGCGGGTCCAGTCCTACGCCGACGTGTGGACCCCGCGCGACCGGATGCCCATCTTCCCGGTGCCCGACGGGCACGACCAGGGGTCGTGGCTGCACCACGAGGTGATGGCGGGCCTGGCGCGGCGCTTTCCCGACGGCGTCGGCCAGGACTACATCGATCGTGCCGAGTACGAGATCAAGGTCATCTGCGACAAAGGTTTTCCGGCGTACTTCCTGATCGTGGCCGACCTGATCAACCACGCACGCTCGGTCGATATCCGGGTGGGGCCGGGGCGTGGCTCGGCTGCGGGCTCCCTGGTGGCTTACGCGATGGGTATCACCAATATCGATCCCATTCCGCACGGCCTGCTGTTCGAGCGATTCCTCAACCCCGAGCGCCCGTCGGCCCCAGACATCGACATCGACTTCGACGACCGTCGCCGCGGTGAGATGGTGCGCTACGCCGCCGACAAGTGGGGGCAGGACCGGGTTGCCCAGGTCATCACCTTCGGCACGATCAAAACGAAAGCCGCGCTGAAGGATTCGGCGCGCATCCACTACGGCCAGCCCGGCTTCGCGATCGCCGACCGGATCACCAAGGCGTTGCCGCCGCCCATCATGGCCAAGGACATTCCGTTGTCCGGCATCACCGACCCGGCCCATGAGCGGTTCAAGGAAGCCGCCGAGGTGCGCGGCCTGATCGAAACCGATCCCGACGTGCGCACCATTTACCAGACGGCGCGGGGCCTGGAGGGCCTGATCCGCAACGCCGGTGTGCACGCGTGTGCGGTGATCATGAGCAGCGAGCCGCTGACCGAGGCCATTCCGTTGTGGAGGCGGCCGCAGGACGGCGCCATCATCACCGGCTGGGATTACCCGTCCTGTGAGGCCATCGGCCTGCTGAAGATGGACTTCCTGGGCCTGCGCAACCTGACGATCATCGGCGACGCGCTGGAGAACATCAAGGCCAACCGGGGAATCGACCTCGACCTGGAATCGGTCCCGCTGGACGACAAACCCACCTACGAACTACTGGGCCGCGGCGATACCCTGGGCGTGTTCCAGCTCGACGGTGGCCCGATGCGGGATCTGTTGCGCCGCATGCAGCCCACCGAGTTCAACGACATCGTCGCCGTGTTGGCGTTGTACCGCCCCGGGCCGATGGGCATGAACGCCCACAACGACTATGCCGACCGCAAGAACGGCCGGCAGGCGATCAAGCCGATCCACCCGGAGCTCGAGGAGCCGCTGCGCGAGATCCTCTCGGAGACTTACGGTCTGATCGTCTACCAAGAGCAGATCATGTTCATCGCCCAGAAGGTCGCCTCCTACACGATGGGCAAGGCCGACGCGCTGCGCAAGGCCATGGGCAAGAAGAAGCTCGAGGTGCTCGAAGCCGAGTACAAGGGTTTCTACGAGGGCATGACCACCAACGGCTTCTCCGAAAAAGCCGTGAAAGCGTTGTGGGACACCATCCTTCCGTTCGCCGGCTACGCATTCAACAAGTCGCACGCAGCTGGATACGGCCTGGTCTCCTACTGGACGGCGTACCTGAAGGCCAACTATCCGGCCGAATACATGGCGGGCCTGCTCACCTCCGTCGGTGACGACAAGGACAAGGCCGCGGTCTATCTGGCCGACTGCCGCAAGCTGGGGATCACCGTGCTGCCTCCCGACGTGAACGAGTCGCTGGTGAACTTCGCCTCGGTCGGCAAGGACATCCGCTTCGGGTTGGGCGCCGTGCGCAACGTCGGTGCCAACGTCGTCGGCTCGCTGATCAAGACCCGCAACGAGAAGGGCAAGTTCACCGACTTCTCGGATTACCTGAACAAGATCGACATCTCGGCCTGCAACAAGAAGGTCACCGAGTCGTTGATCAAGGCCGGTGCTTTCGACTCGCTGAAGCACGCTCGCAAGGGCCTGTTCCTGGTGCACACCGACGCTGTCGATTCGGTGCTGGGCACCAAGAAGGCCGAGGCGATGGGCCAGTTCGACCTGTTCGGCGGAGACGACGGGTGCACCGAGGCGGTCTTCACCATCAAGGTGCCCGACGACGAGTGGGAAGACAAACACAAACTCGCCCTGGAACGCGAGATGCTGGGTCTCTACGTCTCTGGGCATCCACTCAACGGGGTGGCGCACCTGCTGGCCACACAGGTCGACACCGCGATCCCGGCGATCCTGGACGGCGATGTCGCCAACGAGACCCAGGTGCGGGTGGGTGGCATCCTCGCCTCGGTGAACCGGCGGGTCAACAAGAACGGAATGCCCTGGGCTTCAGCGCAATTGGAAGACCTGACCGGTGGCATCGAGGTGATGTTCTTCCCCCACACGTATTCGAACTACGGTGCCGAGATCGCTGACGACGTGGTGGTGCTTGTCAACGCCAAGGTTGCCATCCGCGATGACCGCATCAGCCTGATCGCCAACGAGCTTGTGGTGCCGGACTTCTCCAACGCCCAGCCGAATCGGCCGCTGGCGGTCAGTCTGCCCACCCGGCAGTGCACCATTGACAAGGTGACCGCTCTCAAGCAGGTGCTGGCGCGCCATCCGGGCACCTCGCAGGTGCATCTGCGACTCATCAGCGGCGACCGGATCACGACGCTGGAACTGGATCAGTCGCTGCGGGTGACGCCATCGCCGGCGTTGATGGGTGATCTCAAGGAGTTGCTCGGCCCGGGGTGTCTGGGCAGCTGAATGTGCGGCTAGCTTCACGTTCGGCAGCGAATGTGCGGCCAGCTTCACACTCGATCGGCCGGTAGAGCTAGGCAGGCTCTACCCGGACGATGGCGCTGTCGGCCCACACGCCACGGTCGCGTGCGCGCCGCAGCTTCTCGCGCAGCCCGAGGTCGCGGTGCACATTCGTCACGCCCGGAATCTTCAGCAGCGGCACAATATTCCACTGCCATCCGTAACGCCGGTGCAGCAGCCGGTTGGCCCGCTGCGCCTCAGCGCCGGCCAGGACCGTCGCCCGGCCCGGCGCCCAGTCCGTGGCACCCCGGCCGCGATAGTCGCAGACGGCGAGTTCGACGTCGGGGCGGGCGCTGAGGCGCTTGGTCTTGGGGCCGACCTTGGTTCGGAACACCACCGCGTCGCCGTCGAAGGCGAACCAGATCGGGGTGTCGGCAGGTGTGCCGTCGCGGCGGAACGACCGCAGTAGTGCGTATCGCGACTTGCTCAAATTTGTGTGCATGGCTGACAGTTAACGACTTAGAGTTAACTCGAAGTCAAGCACCGGAGGTGTCGATGCGCCTGACCATCGGAGAGGTGTCCCGCCAAGCCGGGATCGCGGCAACCACGCTGCGCTACTACGAGCAGATCGGCCTGATCCCGGCGCCCGCCCGCCGAGGCGGCCAGCGTCGCTATGACGATGCGGTGCTTGCTCGACTGGAGGTGATCCGGCTGTGCAAGTCCGCGGGATTCGCGTTGGAGGAGATCCAGCTGCTGTTCGCCGACGATGTGCCGGGGCGCCCCGCCAGTCGCGCGCTCGCGCAGGCCAAGCTCGCCGAAATTGACGCACACATGGCATCGTTGGCGCGGGCGCGAGAGGTCATCGAGTGGGGGATGCGCTGCACCTGTCCGTCAATTGACGCGTGCACGTGCGGCATTCACCAGGCGTTGCCCGCCGCCAAACCCTAGAACCGGTAGCGCAGGATCCGGGCCTTGCGGGCACCGGCCTTGAATTTCCCGGATGCCTTGGTAGCAACCCGGATCCACTTCGGAAAGAGCTCCACCTCGGGAGCGTGCGCCAAGCTGGCCGCCTCGACGAGCGTCAACCGGGGGTTCCACGTCTCGGGTACCCGCGCATCCTTGAAGCCGGCATATCCCCATTGATTCCCGACGCTGCTGAACATTTTCTGCGGTGCCAGCTTTACGGCGAGTCGACTGAACCAGCCAATCCGGCCGTAGTCGTTGAACGCGATTTCACCCGACTCGAAATACTCGGAAATTCGTCGGAAGACGCCGACAATCACCGACTCGGTCAAGAAAGCGAACAGCCCGTCGGCGATCAATATCGTCGGCCGGTCGGCGGGGATGGCCGCAGGCCAGTCGTGGTCGGCCACCGACGCCGCGACCGAATGCGCGTGTTTGCTGGGTGGCAGCACCCGGTCGCGCAGCGCGATCACGCCCGGCAGGTCGAGGCTGTACCAGTCGACGGTGGCGGGCGGGTTAACCCGCAGCGGACCCGAGTCCACTCCGGCGCCGAGGTCGACGACCACGGCGTCGGGATGCTCGGCGGTGAATGCCCGCACCCGGTCGTCGAGCATCTTGGCGCGCAGCGCCGATTGGCACACCACGCTGGCGGTCACTCCGAGTCCGGCGAAGTCGTAGTCGATCATGCCGACCACCCGGTCGGCCAGCGCATCGCCGAGAATTGGCCGCGCACAACGACTGTCCAACGCCCGCGCATATTCGGTGAGGAGCGCCGTTTGCTCCAGCGGCGAGAGACTGCTGACGTCAATACCCGCGTTCCGCCCCATAAGCGCCAACGTACGCCCGGTCCTGTGTTCCGTGGGCCGTGAGTTCGGACGTAGGCTCAGCGATGAGAAGCGATCTGGTGCCTTCCTACATGCCAACGGGAGCGGGAAATGAGCCCAACCGAACGTCCGCGAACCATGTGTGAGGCCTTTCAGCGCACCGCGGTCGTCGACCCGGACGCGGTGGCGCTGCGCACCGCAGGGGGCGCCCGGGAGCTCACGTGGCGCGACTACGCCGAGCAGGTGCGCAAGGTCGCCGCCGGCCTCACCGGCCTGGGGGTTCGCCGCGGCGACACCGTTTCGCTGATGATGGCCAACCGCGTCGAGTTCTACCCCCTTGAGATCGGCGCGCAACATGTTGGGGCCACGTCGTTTTCGGTGTACAACACGCTGCCGGCCGAGCAGCTGACCTACGTCTTCGGCAACGCCGGCACCGCGGTGGTGATGTGTGAAGAACAGTATGTGGACCGGATCCGCGCCAGCGGCGCCGCGATCGAGCACATCATCTGTATCGACGGCAACCCCGCGGGCACGCTGTCGGTCGAGGACCTGTACGCGGCCGCGCCGGTGGACTTCGACTTCGAATCGGCTTGGCGGGCCGTGCAACCCGACGATGTCGTCACTTTGATCTACACCTCGGGTACCACTGGAAATCCGAAGGGTGTGGAGATGACTCACACCAACCTGCTCTTTGAGGGGTACGCGCTGGACAGCGTGCTGGGAGTCGAGCACGGCGACCGGATCACCTCGTACCTGCCGTCCGCTCATATCGCCGACCGGATAACCGCCCTGTACTCACAGGAGATGTTCGGGACCCAGGTGACGGTGGTCTCCGACGTCCGTACGATCGCCGCGGCGCTGCCCGACGTGCGGCCCATGATTTGGGGCGCGGTGCCCCGCGTTTGGGAAAAGCTCAGGGCCGGAATCGAATTCGCGGTAAGTAACGAGCCCGATGAGGTCAAGCGGCAGGCATTGCAATGGGCGATGTCGGTGGCGGCCAAGCGCTCGACAGCGGAACTCGCCGGGGAGACGATGTCAGAGGAGCTGGCGGCCGAGTGGGCCACCGCCGACGACCTGGTGCTGTCCAAGCTGCGCGAGCGGATCGGTTTCGGAGAGCTGCGCTGGGCGGTGTCAGGCGCGGCACCGATCCCGAGGGAGACCTTGGCCTTCTTCATGGGCATCGGTATCCCGATCTCCGAGCTCTGGGGCATGTCCGAGCTCAGCTGCGCTGCCAGCGCGTGCCACCCCCGCGACGCCAAGCTGGGCACCGTCGGCAAGCTGCTACCCGGCCTCGAGGGCAGGATTGCCGACGACGGCGAGTACCTGGTGCGCGGGCCACTGGTGATGAAGCGCTACCGAAAGGAGCCGGCCAAGACCGCAGAAGCGATCGACGACCAGGGCTGGCTACACACCGGCGACATTGTCGAGGTCGACGACGAGGGTTACCTGCGGGTGGTGGACCGCAAGAAGGAGCTGATCATCAACGCGGCCGGAAAGAACATGTCCCCGGCCAACATCGAGAACACCATCGTCGCCGCGTGCCGGATGGTCGGGGTGATGATCGCGATCGGCGACGGCCGGCCCTACAACACCGCGCTGATGGTTTTCGACGCCGACTCGGTCGGCCCGTATGCGGCCCAGCGAGGGCTCGATCCCTCCCCGGAGGCCCTGGCCTCACACCCGGAAGTGGTCGCGGAGATCGCCGCCGGCGTGGCCGAGGGCAACCAAAAACTGTCGAGGGTGGAGCAGATCAAGCGGTTTCGCATCCTGCCGGCCTTGTGGGAGCCCGGCGGTGACGAGATCACGCTGACCATGAAGCTCAAGCGCAAGCCCATCCACGCCAAGTATGCCGCCGAGATTGAGGAGCTGTACGTGAGTGAACCCGGACCGCACATCCACGAGCCGAGCGCCGCACCGGCGCCGCAGCCGGCATAGGGAGGGGCGATGACGGCACGGGAGGTCGGTCGCAGCGGAGTCCGAAAGCTCTTGCAGCGCACCGGATTTGTTGATGAGTCGACGACGGCCCTGGGGACCGATCCGCAAGCGGTGACCCAGCTGCTGGATGCGGACTGGTTCGGTGAGCGGCTCGAGGCGCTGGCTGAGGAACTCGGGCGCGATCCCGAGAGCGTGCGGGTGGAGGCCGCCGGTTATCTGCGCGAGATTGCGGCGTCGCTGGACGAGCGCGCGGTTCAGGCCTGGCGGGGATTCAGCCGGTGGCTGATGCGGGCGTATGACGTGCTGGTCGACGAGGACCAGATCGCGCAGTTGCGGTCGCTGGACCGCAAGGCAACGCTGGCGTTCGCGTTCTCGCACCGGTCCTATCTGGACGGGATGCTGTTACCCGAGGAGATCGCCGCCAACCGCCTGTCGTCGGCATTCACCTTCGGCGGGGCCAATTTGAACTTCTTCCCGATGGGCGGCTTCGCCAAGCGCACCGGGACGATCTTCATCCGGCGCCAGACGAAGGACATTCCCGTCTACCGGTTCGTGTTGCGCGCCTACACCGCTCAACTGGTGCAGAACCACACCAATCTCACCTGGTCGATCGAAGGTGGGCGCACCCGCACCGGCAAGCTGCGGCCGCCGGTGTTCGGCATCCTGCGCTACCTCACCGATGCCGTCGACGAAATCGACGGGCCGGAAGTGTATTTGGTGCCGACATCGATCGTCTACGACCAGCTGCACGAGGTGGAGGCGATGACCACCGAGGCCTACGGGGCGACCAAACGACCGGAGGACCTGCGGTTCCTGGTCCGGCTGTCCCGGCAGCAGGGGGAGCGGCTGGGCCGGGCTTACCTCGATTTCGGTGAGCCGCTTCCGCTGCGCAAACGCCTGGAGGAATTGCGGGCCGACCCGTCGGGAACTGAGACGGTGGTCGAACGCATCGCTTTGGACGTCGAGCACCGCATCAACCGCGCCACCCCGGTGACGCCGACCGCGGTGGTGAGCCTGGCGTTGCTGGGAGCCGACCGCTCGTTGTCCATCAGCGAGGTGCTGTCGACTGTCAGCCCGCTGGCCAGATACATCAACGCCCGTAATTGGGCGGTGGCCGGGGCCGCGGATCTGACGAACCGCTCGACGATCCGCTGGACCCTGCACCAGATGGTGAACTCCGGGGTGGTGAGCGTCTACGACGCCGGCACCGAAGCGGTCTGGGGGATCGGCGCCGATCAGCATCTGGTCGCGGCGTTCTACCGCAACACCGCCATCCACATCCTGGTCGATCGGGCTATTGCGGAGCTGGCGTTGCTGGCGGCGTCGGAGAGCGCCGAGAGCTCCGGGGACGGCTTCGTGTCCCCGGCGGCCGTCCGGGACGAGGCGCTCGGCCTGCGCGAATTGCTGAAATTCGAGTTCCTGTTCTCGGCGCGCGCCCAGTTCGAGCGGGAGCTCGCCGACGAGGTCAAGCTAATCGGGCCGGTGGAGGACACGTCCAAGGAGGTCATCGCGGCCGACGTCCGGAAACTGCTGGAGTCGGCGGATCTGCTGCTGGCGCATCTGGTGCTGCGGCCGTTCCTGGACGCCTACCACATCGTGGCCGACCGGCTGGCGGCCCTCGAGGACGAGGCGCTGGACGAGGACGCGTTTCTCACCGAGTGTCTCGAGGTGGGCAAGCAGTGGGAACTGCAGCGCCGGATCGCCAACGCGGAGTCACGGTCGATGGAGCTGTTCAAGACCGCGCTGCGGCTCGCCCGGCACCGCGAGCTCGTCGACGGTGCCGACCAGGCCGACATAGCCAAGCGGCGCCGGGAGTTCGCCGACGAGATCGCGACGGCGTCCCGGCGGGTCAATGTGATCGCGGAGCTGGCGCGGCGCCAGGAATAGCAGCTGAGACGCTGCTCCCGGCGGCATGGCACCATTAACCGGTGTCCGCCGAACTGAGCCAGAACCCTCGCGAGTTGCCGCTGTGCGCGGCTGACATCGACGGTGCGGCCAAGCGAATTGCTCCGGTGGTCACCCCGACGCCCCTGCAGTACAGCGACCGGCTGTCGGAGATCACCGGCGCGAACGTCTACCTCAAGCGCGAGGACCTGCAGGTGGTCCGCTCCTACAAGCTGCGCGGCGCCTATAACCTGCTGGTCCAGCTTTCCGATGAGGAGCTGGCCGCCGGAGTGGTGTGTTCCTCGGCGGGCAACCATGCCCAGGGCTTCGCCTACGCGTGCCGTTCGCTGGGTGTGCACGGCCGCGTCTATGTGCCGGCCAAGACCCCCAAGCAGAAGCGCGACCGCATCCGCTATCACGGCCGTGAGTTCATCGAGCTGATCGTGGGCGGTTCGACGTACGACCTGGCCGCCGCCGCCGCCCGCGATGACGTCGAGCGCACCGGCGCCACCCTGGTGCCGCCCTACGACGATCTGCGCACCATGGCCGGTCAGGGCACCATCGCCGTCGAAATACTGGACGCCCTGGGTGACGAACCGGACCTGGTGGTGGTGCCCGTCGGCGGCGGCGGCTGCATCGCGGGCATCACCAGCTACCTGGCCGAACAGACATCGAATACCGCCGTGCTGGGTATCGAGCCGGCCGGGGCCGCCGCGATGATGGCCGCGCTGGCAGCCGGCGAACCGGTGACTCTAGAGCACGTGGATCAGTTCGTCGACGGCGCCGCCGTGGCGCGGGCGGGAACGCTGCCCTATGCCGCGCTGGCCGCCGCCGGTGACATGGTGTCGATCACCACGGTCGACGAGGGCGCGGTG
It contains:
- a CDS encoding MerR family transcriptional regulator — translated: MRLTIGEVSRQAGIAATTLRYYEQIGLIPAPARRGGQRRYDDAVLARLEVIRLCKSAGFALEEIQLLFADDVPGRPASRALAQAKLAEIDAHMASLARAREVIEWGMRCTCPSIDACTCGIHQALPAAKP
- the dnaE gene encoding DNA polymerase III subunit alpha — encoded protein: MNQSSFVHLHNHTEYSMLDGAAKISPMLAEAQRLEMPAIGMTDHGNMFGASEFYNSATKVGIKPIIGVEAYIAPGSRFDTRRITWGDPSQKSDDVSGSGSYTHMTMMAENATGLRNLFKLSSLASFEGQLGKWSRMDAELIAEHAEGIIATTGCPSGEVQTRLRLGHEREALEAAAKWREIFGAENFFLELMDHGISIEHRVREGLLEIGRKLGIPPLATNDCHYVTRDASHNHEALLCVQTGKTLSDPNRFKFDGDGYYLKSAAEMRQLWDSQVPGACDSTLLIGERVQSYADVWTPRDRMPIFPVPDGHDQGSWLHHEVMAGLARRFPDGVGQDYIDRAEYEIKVICDKGFPAYFLIVADLINHARSVDIRVGPGRGSAAGSLVAYAMGITNIDPIPHGLLFERFLNPERPSAPDIDIDFDDRRRGEMVRYAADKWGQDRVAQVITFGTIKTKAALKDSARIHYGQPGFAIADRITKALPPPIMAKDIPLSGITDPAHERFKEAAEVRGLIETDPDVRTIYQTARGLEGLIRNAGVHACAVIMSSEPLTEAIPLWRRPQDGAIITGWDYPSCEAIGLLKMDFLGLRNLTIIGDALENIKANRGIDLDLESVPLDDKPTYELLGRGDTLGVFQLDGGPMRDLLRRMQPTEFNDIVAVLALYRPGPMGMNAHNDYADRKNGRQAIKPIHPELEEPLREILSETYGLIVYQEQIMFIAQKVASYTMGKADALRKAMGKKKLEVLEAEYKGFYEGMTTNGFSEKAVKALWDTILPFAGYAFNKSHAAGYGLVSYWTAYLKANYPAEYMAGLLTSVGDDKDKAAVYLADCRKLGITVLPPDVNESLVNFASVGKDIRFGLGAVRNVGANVVGSLIKTRNEKGKFTDFSDYLNKIDISACNKKVTESLIKAGAFDSLKHARKGLFLVHTDAVDSVLGTKKAEAMGQFDLFGGDDGCTEAVFTIKVPDDEWEDKHKLALEREMLGLYVSGHPLNGVAHLLATQVDTAIPAILDGDVANETQVRVGGILASVNRRVNKNGMPWASAQLEDLTGGIEVMFFPHTYSNYGAEIADDVVVLVNAKVAIRDDRISLIANELVVPDFSNAQPNRPLAVSLPTRQCTIDKVTALKQVLARHPGTSQVHLRLISGDRITTLELDQSLRVTPSPALMGDLKELLGPGCLGS
- a CDS encoding PPOX class F420-dependent oxidoreductase yields the protein MHTNLSKSRYALLRSFRRDGTPADTPIWFAFDGDAVVFRTKVGPKTKRLSARPDVELAVCDYRGRGATDWAPGRATVLAGAEAQRANRLLHRRYGWQWNIVPLLKIPGVTNVHRDLGLREKLRRARDRGVWADSAIVRVEPA
- a CDS encoding class I SAM-dependent methyltransferase, with product MGRNAGIDVSSLSPLEQTALLTEYARALDSRCARPILGDALADRVVGMIDYDFAGLGVTASVVCQSALRAKMLDDRVRAFTAEHPDAVVVDLGAGVDSGPLRVNPPATVDWYSLDLPGVIALRDRVLPPSKHAHSVAASVADHDWPAAIPADRPTILIADGLFAFLTESVIVGVFRRISEYFESGEIAFNDYGRIGWFSRLAVKLAPQKMFSSVGNQWGYAGFKDARVPETWNPRLTLVEAASLAHAPEVELFPKWIRVATKASGKFKAGARKARILRYRF
- a CDS encoding serine/threonine-protein kinase PknD → MVEDRAGSQFGPYRLIRLLGSGGFGEVYEAEDTAMNRIVALKLLSNTYSQDPVFRERLFREARTAGRLREPHVLPIHSCGEIDGQVYIDMRLVRGVDLETLLKREGPLDPARAVKLIRQVAAALDAAHAETVLHRDVKPANILLSGDDFASLVDFGLASAAGDARLTKTGKAVGTFDYVAPERLSEAPVDHRCDVYALACVLYELLTGKAPYEEHRDLSALMTAHLNAPIPRPSQQRPGIPAALDDVIARGMAKNPDARYRSAGELAQAAENALKPAAPTREWGIEAPAPPMPHAPPPLPPPSAPRPPWAQPPDRKRRHRVVFVVAAIAMVAVAITVGIVAIVHRHDEAHPSAATTPRPSSTVPTVLKFPNLVKPRGVAVDEAGNVYVAELTNHSPEGRVLKLPAAQSSPTELAFGEVYGLDVAADNEGNVYLADIHAPGVWKLAPGARGPILLPFGHVGRPAGLAVGKDGSVYLTDNALKQVLKLAPGATSATQLMPTVPMSGPGGVAVDKDGNLYIADSDDRRVLKLPVGAATPTELPFAGLQAPYGVAVDPGGNVYVSDLEGHGIFRLAAGATSATRLAFPGLNYPLGIAVDKDGDLFVVDCHRTDDCATGKVLELGPPR
- a CDS encoding SRPBCC family protein: MASVELNSNVPMAPQDMWERVSDLSELGEWLVMHEGWRSDIPDEITVGTEIIGVARSKGLRNRVTWTVTKWDPPHEVAMSGSGKGGAKYGVTVTVAPHEDGSTMGLRLELGGRALFGPVGSAAARAVKGDVEKSLQLFVERYA